Proteins co-encoded in one Neodiprion lecontei isolate iyNeoLeco1 chromosome 3, iyNeoLeco1.1, whole genome shotgun sequence genomic window:
- the LOC124293529 gene encoding uncharacterized protein LOC124293529 encodes MADYFIQHPHIATGKFQSLRGKSDLAASWEQLVAELNKMGKDEKGKDVKSWKSTWRDNKTTVSQKVAKIRANRSRTGNLGDPRVKLTEREEKIMGIVGFDDVEGVECPDAFPEQQLNVIELLAEGDESILDEDGSILTWRDYVEASALDYTNIEFLENFDGGEATLEEGSSIPEENTDAALPPPPPPPPAITPSPADALAKPGPSGLNQQGTASRVTRPNSAHSWKIHETTSQLWLRHKFHAWRCLQNRWRRWPRMTGRGTKTKEKGTRFSAHSSNLRKSGTKL; translated from the exons ATGGCCGATTATTTTATCCAGCATCCGCACATCGCGACAGGGAAATTTCAATCTCTCCGTGGAAAATCGGATTTGGCCGCGTCGTGGGAGCAACTCGTGGCGGAACTGAACAAGATGGGAAAAGATGAGAAAGGGAAAGACGTAAAATCATGGAAATCA aCGTGGCGAGACAACAAGACCACTGTGTCGCAAAAAGTAGCGAAAATTCGAGCAAATCGTTCGAGGACAGGGAATTTGGGTGACCCTCGAGTGAAACTGACCgaacgagaggaaaaaattatgggCATTGTGGGCTTCGATGACGTGGAAGGAGTGGAATGCCCTGATGCCTTTCCCGAACAACAG TTAAACGTCATAGAGCTACTGGCAGAAGGAGACGAAAGCATACTCGATGAGGATGGCAGCATCTTGACTTGGCGAGACTACGTCGAGGCCAGTGCTCTCGATTACACTA ATATAGAATTTCTCGAAAACTTCGATGGCGGGGAGGCAACTTTGGAGGAAGGCTCTTCAATACCTGAAGAAAATACAGACGCTGCATTgccaccaccaccgccaccTCCTCCAGCAATAACACCATCTCCAGCAGATGCATTGGCAAAACCTGGCCCGAGTGGCCTTAATCAACAAGGAACAGCCTCGAGAGTCACAAGACCTA ATTCGGCACACAGCTGGAAAATTCACGAAACGACTTCGCAACTCTGGCTGAGACACAAGTTTCATGCATGGAG atGTTTGCAAAATCGATGGAGAAGATGGCCGAGAATGACAGGCAGAGGAACGAAAACGAAAGAGAAAGGAACGAGATTCTCCGCACACTCGTCGAATCTCAGAAAGAGCGGGACTAAGTTATGA